The Metabacillus schmidteae genome has a segment encoding these proteins:
- a CDS encoding ABC transporter permease: MSLIENLKMALSSVLAHKLRSILTMLGIIIGVASVILVVAIGQGGEQLLKTSITGPGNTIEVFYEPSEEELLSNPNAYMSAAFTQEDVTALSEIPEVKKVVASSTEYFQTSFREETADTSVYGINQAYMEVNSLNVQSGRNLLESDYIGGTRVGIISDELRKELFDDKSAVGEVIWVKGQPIEIVGVMEKPTGLFAFGAMEVYVPWNTFRNSFGKNEYNQVTLQANSADVMKEVGDKATTLLNTAHNTEDSYSVFNMEEMAEGIGQITNIMTLIIGSIAGISLLVGGIGVMNIMLVSVTERTREIGIRKALGATKRQILTQFLIESVTLTLIGGALGIILGAVAANIVSIFAGWPPLISWEVVVGGLLFSMIIGIVFGMLPANKAARLSPIESLRYE, encoded by the coding sequence ATGAGTTTAATTGAAAATTTGAAAATGGCGTTAAGCTCAGTTCTCGCTCATAAATTGCGATCCATTTTAACAATGTTAGGTATCATAATAGGGGTTGCATCAGTCATTCTTGTTGTGGCAATAGGACAGGGCGGAGAACAATTATTAAAAACATCAATAACAGGTCCGGGTAATACAATAGAAGTATTTTATGAACCGAGTGAAGAAGAATTGTTATCAAATCCAAATGCATATATGAGTGCAGCGTTTACACAAGAAGATGTAACTGCATTAAGTGAGATCCCTGAAGTGAAAAAAGTAGTTGCATCATCAACAGAATACTTTCAAACTAGTTTCCGTGAAGAAACAGCTGATACTAGTGTATATGGTATAAACCAAGCTTATATGGAAGTGAATAGTTTAAACGTTCAATCTGGGAGAAACCTTTTAGAAAGTGATTATATAGGGGGAACCAGAGTAGGGATTATTAGCGATGAGTTACGTAAAGAGCTTTTCGATGATAAGTCTGCTGTAGGTGAAGTCATTTGGGTTAAAGGTCAGCCCATTGAAATTGTTGGCGTCATGGAAAAGCCTACTGGTTTATTTGCTTTTGGAGCTATGGAAGTTTATGTTCCTTGGAATACATTTCGAAACTCATTTGGTAAAAATGAATACAACCAAGTAACCTTGCAAGCCAATAGTGCTGATGTCATGAAGGAAGTTGGAGATAAAGCAACTACTCTATTAAATACAGCTCATAATACTGAAGATTCTTATAGTGTATTTAATATGGAAGAAATGGCGGAAGGAATAGGACAGATCACAAATATTATGACACTGATTATTGGCTCCATAGCGGGAATATCTCTTTTGGTTGGTGGAATAGGTGTCATGAATATTATGCTTGTTTCTGTAACAGAAAGAACAAGAGAAATAGGAATACGTAAAGCTCTAGGTGCAACCAAAAGGCAAATTCTAACACAATTTTTAATTGAATCTGTGACACTTACTCTTATAGGTGGGGCTTTAGGTATTATTTTAGGTGCTGTGGCAGCAAATATCGTATCAATCTTTGCCGGATGGCCACCGCTAATTTCATGGGAAGTTGTGGTTGGAGGATTACTATTCTCAATGATAATAGGAATTGTATTTGGAATGCTCCCGGCAAATAAAGCAGCCCGATTAAGTCCAATTGAATCTTTACGATATGAATAA
- the pfkB gene encoding 1-phosphofructokinase, with the protein MIYTVTLNPSVDYIVRLDQFELGSLNRMTDDSKFPGGKGINVSRVMKRLGVESKAIGFLGGFTGAFIEGFLTNENINHQFIKVSGDTRINIKLKTEVETEINGLGPIVTEEQLDQFLQQFEQMDSEDIVLLAGSIPGTLPSSIYKRIMDICKEKEIKVVADVSGDALEEVVSEKPFLIKPNHHELGELFGTKIETVEDAHDYAKKLVSQGVQHVIVSLAEKGALLVTETKSFVANVPKGKVLNSVGAGDSVVGGFLSSYTTNHPIEEAFKIGVASGSATAFSLELCTKEKIEELLPQIEVKKV; encoded by the coding sequence ATGATTTATACTGTTACGTTAAATCCATCTGTGGATTATATTGTTAGACTAGATCAATTTGAACTTGGATCTTTAAACAGAATGACAGACGATTCCAAGTTTCCCGGTGGTAAAGGGATTAATGTTTCAAGAGTAATGAAACGATTAGGTGTAGAATCTAAGGCAATTGGTTTTTTAGGTGGTTTCACGGGTGCTTTTATTGAAGGTTTTTTAACCAATGAAAATATCAATCATCAGTTTATTAAAGTATCAGGTGATACGCGAATTAACATAAAATTAAAAACCGAAGTCGAAACAGAGATTAACGGCTTAGGGCCAATTGTAACTGAAGAGCAATTAGATCAATTTTTACAACAATTTGAACAAATGGATAGTGAAGATATTGTACTACTAGCAGGAAGTATACCTGGAACATTACCATCCTCCATTTATAAGAGAATAATGGATATTTGTAAAGAAAAAGAGATCAAAGTGGTTGCGGATGTTTCAGGAGATGCATTAGAAGAAGTTGTGTCTGAAAAGCCTTTCTTAATTAAACCGAATCATCATGAATTAGGTGAATTATTCGGGACAAAAATTGAAACGGTGGAAGACGCTCATGATTATGCGAAGAAGCTAGTATCTCAAGGAGTTCAACACGTAATTGTGTCGCTAGCTGAAAAGGGCGCTTTGCTTGTAACTGAAACAAAAAGTTTTGTTGCTAATGTTCCGAAGGGAAAAGTATTAAATTCGGTTGGTGCAGGTGATTCTGTAGTTGGGGGTTTTTTAAGTTCCTATACAACAAATCATCCAATTGAGGAAGCTTTTAAGATTGGAGTAGCTTCAGGAAGTGCAACAGCTTTTTCACTTGAGCTTTGTACTAAAGAAAAAATAGAAGAACTATTACCTCAAATTGAAGTGAAGAAGGTATAG
- a CDS encoding PTS fructose transporter subunit IIABC, protein MRITEVLTKNTITLNIQSSTKSDVVKELVEVLDRAGKLSDKAAYEQAVLDREKQSTTGIGDGIAIPHAKTSAVKEPAIVFGRSVEGVDYESLDGQPSYLFFMIAAPEGANNTHLEALSKLSSILMKQEVRDQLMAVKTVEDVLATIDKYDVQEDGEEVQGTNEGKILAVTACPTGIAHTYMAADALKEKAREMNLSIKVETNGSGGAKNVLTAAEIEEATAIIVAADKQVEMDRFKGKHVIIVPVADGIRKTKELLERAVNQDAPIFKGSGEGTKEEGSSERTGFYKHLMNGVSNMLPFVVGGGILIALSFLFGIHASDPNDPSHNVFAEALSTIGGGNAFGLMIPVLAGFIALSIADRPGLAPGMVGGFMAAQGGAGFLGGLIAGFLAGYIVVLLKKVLSGLPASLEGIKPVLLYPVLSIFSVGMIMFFVVNKPVSALNAGISDFLGGLGTGNLILLGLLLGGMMAIDMGGPINKAAFTFGIAMIDSGNFAPHAAVMAGGMVPPLGIALATTLFKNKFTKRERQSGITCYIMGASFITEGAIPFAAADPGRVIPSVVTGSAVAGALAMFFGNGLRAPHGGAFVIPLVEGNPLLYLLAIVIGAVVTAIMLGILKKPVNE, encoded by the coding sequence ATGAGAATTACAGAGGTATTAACAAAAAATACAATTACACTAAACATTCAATCTTCAACTAAAAGTGATGTCGTTAAAGAACTGGTAGAAGTATTAGACCGTGCTGGTAAACTTTCAGATAAGGCGGCTTACGAACAGGCTGTTTTAGATCGTGAAAAACAAAGTACAACAGGAATTGGTGATGGAATTGCCATTCCTCATGCAAAAACAAGTGCTGTAAAAGAACCAGCGATTGTATTTGGTCGATCAGTTGAAGGTGTAGATTATGAGTCATTGGATGGTCAGCCAAGCTATCTATTCTTTATGATTGCTGCTCCTGAAGGTGCAAACAATACTCACTTAGAAGCATTATCGAAATTATCGAGTATTTTAATGAAACAAGAAGTAAGAGATCAATTAATGGCTGTAAAAACAGTTGAAGATGTGTTGGCTACAATTGATAAATATGATGTTCAAGAGGATGGCGAAGAAGTACAAGGTACGAATGAAGGAAAAATTCTAGCTGTAACTGCTTGTCCTACAGGAATTGCACATACGTATATGGCAGCTGATGCGTTAAAAGAAAAAGCAAGAGAAATGAATCTTTCCATTAAAGTTGAAACAAATGGCTCAGGTGGGGCAAAGAATGTTTTAACTGCAGCAGAAATTGAAGAAGCTACAGCTATTATTGTGGCAGCAGATAAGCAAGTCGAAATGGATCGCTTTAAAGGAAAACATGTGATCATTGTTCCGGTAGCGGATGGAATTCGTAAAACAAAGGAACTACTTGAGCGCGCTGTTAATCAAGATGCTCCCATTTTTAAAGGAAGTGGAGAAGGAACCAAAGAAGAGGGCAGTAGTGAACGAACAGGATTTTATAAACACTTAATGAATGGTGTTTCTAATATGTTGCCGTTCGTTGTAGGTGGGGGTATCCTTATTGCATTATCTTTCTTATTTGGCATCCATGCATCAGATCCAAACGATCCTTCACATAATGTTTTTGCGGAAGCTTTAAGTACGATTGGTGGCGGAAATGCTTTTGGCTTAATGATTCCAGTCTTAGCAGGATTTATCGCATTAAGTATAGCTGATCGTCCTGGATTAGCACCTGGTATGGTTGGCGGATTTATGGCAGCTCAAGGGGGAGCAGGTTTCTTAGGTGGTTTAATTGCTGGTTTCTTGGCGGGATACATTGTTGTTCTTTTAAAGAAGGTACTATCTGGTTTACCTGCTTCTTTAGAAGGAATCAAACCTGTTTTATTATACCCGGTATTAAGTATCTTCTCAGTCGGGATGATTATGTTCTTTGTCGTTAACAAACCAGTAAGTGCATTAAATGCTGGGATTAGTGATTTCTTAGGTGGATTAGGGACTGGCAATCTAATATTACTTGGATTATTATTAGGTGGAATGATGGCGATTGATATGGGTGGTCCTATCAATAAAGCTGCCTTTACATTCGGAATTGCTATGATCGATTCAGGAAATTTTGCACCACATGCTGCTGTTATGGCTGGTGGAATGGTTCCTCCGTTAGGAATTGCACTAGCAACAACTTTATTTAAAAACAAATTCACCAAACGTGAACGTCAATCTGGTATTACTTGCTATATTATGGGTGCGTCATTTATTACGGAAGGTGCAATCCCATTTGCTGCAGCAGACCCAGGTCGTGTTATTCCTTCTGTGGTGACAGGTTCAGCTGTTGCCGGGGCATTAGCGATGTTCTTTGGAAATGGATTACGAGCTCCTCACGGGGGTGCCTTTGTTATTCCATTAGTAGAAGGTAATCCATTATTATATCTTCTTGCCATCGTAATTGGTGCAGTTGTAACTGCTATTATGCTTGGAATTTTGAAAAAACCTGTTAATGAATAA
- a CDS encoding organic hydroperoxide resistance protein: MSKPLFTSTAKAVGGRDGKVESSDGKINLKLAMPGSKQAEENPDATNPEQLFAAGYSACFDGALQLMAKREKVHFESEVTANVSLLKDESDDGFKIGVTLQVKGTGIEKDKLKDLVEKAHEFCPYSKATRGNIDVELEVV; encoded by the coding sequence ATGTCAAAACCATTATTTACTTCAACTGCCAAAGCTGTTGGTGGTAGAGATGGGAAAGTAGAATCATCTGATGGAAAAATAAACTTAAAGTTAGCTATGCCTGGTTCCAAACAGGCTGAAGAAAATCCTGATGCAACAAATCCTGAACAACTGTTTGCTGCAGGATATTCGGCATGTTTTGATGGAGCCCTTCAACTAATGGCGAAAAGAGAAAAGGTTCATTTCGAATCTGAAGTTACTGCAAATGTTTCTTTATTAAAAGATGAATCAGATGATGGGTTTAAAATCGGGGTTACCCTACAAGTGAAAGGGACAGGCATTGAAAAAGACAAACTAAAGGATCTGGTTGAAAAAGCTCATGAATTCTGCCCATATTCAAAAGCAACCAGAGGTAATATTGATGTAGAGCTAGAGGTTGTCTAA
- the lepB gene encoding signal peptidase I, which yields MSQTDTETTKSKIWEWAKAIVLAVGLAMIIRFFLFEPYLVEGSSMDPTLHDGDRLFVNKTLKFIGEIEKGDIVIIDGEEEDIRYVKRIIGLPGDTVRADKGQVYVNDELTEEPYLVENRDEAEQLGMMLTGDFEEVEVPEGSYFVMGDNRLNSMDSRNGLGLIESSRILGKSEFIFYPFDHFQQTK from the coding sequence ATGTCACAAACAGATACTGAAACAACAAAATCCAAAATATGGGAATGGGCAAAGGCTATCGTTTTAGCTGTAGGGTTGGCAATGATAATACGGTTCTTTTTATTTGAGCCATATCTTGTTGAAGGCTCATCAATGGACCCAACATTACATGATGGTGATCGTCTATTTGTAAATAAAACATTAAAATTTATTGGTGAAATTGAGAAGGGTGATATTGTTATCATCGATGGTGAAGAAGAAGACATACGGTATGTAAAGCGAATTATCGGGTTACCCGGTGATACGGTTCGCGCTGATAAAGGACAAGTTTATGTAAATGATGAGCTGACTGAGGAGCCCTATTTAGTGGAAAACCGTGACGAAGCTGAACAGTTAGGAATGATGCTAACTGGAGATTTTGAAGAAGTTGAAGTACCTGAAGGAAGCTATTTTGTTATGGGAGATAACCGTTTAAATAGCATGGACAGTCGAAATGGATTAGGGCTTATAGAATCAAGCCGTATACTTGGTAAATCTGAATTTATTTTTTATCCATTTGATCATTTTCAGCAAACAAAATAA
- a CDS encoding DUF4349 domain-containing protein, translating to MKNLMVIICSFLLALVIGGCSNQSSEESQTIKSDQGSHASDNGQDMAVESESKAALNGDSTKQTEPETKSQVTNTSNRMVIYTANLSIQVNSYNETISFIQQELQSKDGYIVNTNSYSVENESLEGTITVRIPQENFQSFLKTVESKSTKVIDQSINGQDVTEEYVDLESRLKSKQVVEKRLLEFMEKAEKTEDLLKISNDLATVQEEIEQLKGRMNYLDNQVNLATITIQIKENRVNVPDLQNNELNTWNETKKQFMETLNFVIRTLSTVFVFIVGSLPVLIVLGGIFFVIWVFLRRKRRHQEQPPENTEKN from the coding sequence ATGAAAAATTTAATGGTTATCATTTGTTCATTTTTACTGGCATTAGTAATTGGTGGATGCAGTAATCAATCTAGTGAGGAAAGTCAAACGATTAAATCAGATCAGGGTAGTCATGCATCTGATAATGGTCAAGATATGGCAGTTGAATCAGAAAGCAAGGCAGCGTTGAACGGTGATTCTACTAAACAAACAGAACCAGAAACAAAATCACAGGTAACGAATACGAGTAATCGAATGGTTATTTATACAGCCAATCTATCAATTCAAGTTAACAGTTATAATGAAACCATATCCTTTATTCAACAAGAACTTCAATCGAAAGATGGGTATATTGTAAATACAAATTCATATTCGGTAGAAAATGAATCATTGGAAGGGACTATAACAGTTAGAATTCCGCAAGAAAATTTTCAATCATTTTTAAAGACTGTAGAGAGTAAAAGTACAAAGGTAATCGATCAATCGATTAATGGTCAAGATGTGACAGAGGAATATGTTGATTTAGAATCTAGATTAAAATCCAAACAAGTGGTCGAAAAACGATTGCTGGAGTTTATGGAGAAAGCGGAAAAGACAGAGGATTTATTGAAAATTTCCAATGATTTAGCAACAGTTCAGGAAGAAATAGAACAACTGAAAGGTAGAATGAATTATTTAGATAATCAAGTAAATTTGGCAACGATCACCATTCAGATAAAAGAGAATAGAGTCAATGTTCCCGATCTTCAAAACAACGAACTTAACACATGGAATGAAACGAAAAAGCAATTTATGGAAACTCTTAATTTCGTTATACGAACACTTTCAACTGTATTTGTATTTATTGTAGGTAGCCTACCTGTGTTAATTG